One genomic window of Gemmatimonadaceae bacterium includes the following:
- a CDS encoding S41 family peptidase, with the protein MAEELPDTPRPTRRRSRAVLAVGLFVGLLSLGGWWAGHDLAPAAAPPRRANGGARLFDQVLGAVATRYVDSLDAATIYDKAVTGLLRELKDPYTTFLGEGRLRRLNEQMSGTYTGVGLQIDVRDGWPTVIEPVPGGPSWKAGIIAGDRLVKVAGEVTKGWTRDEASKALRGPPGSKVNFEIGRADQRLTITVQRSAVHLAAVTRVTMLPNAVGYVDVNVFNQSTSAELQVAVDSLVRLGARSLVMDLRGNPGGLLEQGVGVAELFLDPRQSIVELRARPGQAPQIISDTAPQRWPTLPLAVLIDKGSASSSEIVAGALQDHDRAVIVGMTSYGKGSAQNVYPLASGGALRLTTARWFTPVGRSISKPRPRDPDDDDAESNGVALPSDTLRPRFRTDDGRTVLGGGGITPDVQVGDSITPIPVQILARAMGKRLADYRDALAKEATALKPRMKSPNDPVTREMLDAVYQSLVTHQVAPDRSIFDNASPWVARSLGYEMTRVAFGPDAEFLRRAQDDPAIQRSMQILQAARQPRQVFTSVTAVAPR; encoded by the coding sequence TTGTCGGACTGCTGTCGCTGGGTGGCTGGTGGGCTGGACACGACCTCGCGCCGGCGGCGGCACCGCCGCGGCGCGCCAATGGCGGTGCGCGCCTGTTCGATCAGGTGCTGGGCGCGGTGGCCACGCGGTATGTCGATTCACTCGATGCCGCCACCATCTACGACAAGGCCGTCACCGGTCTGCTGCGCGAGCTCAAGGACCCGTACACGACGTTTTTGGGCGAGGGCCGTCTCCGTCGCCTGAATGAACAGATGAGCGGCACGTACACCGGCGTGGGCCTCCAGATTGATGTGCGCGACGGGTGGCCGACGGTCATTGAACCGGTGCCCGGCGGTCCGTCGTGGAAAGCGGGCATCATTGCTGGCGACCGCCTGGTGAAAGTGGCGGGTGAAGTGACGAAGGGCTGGACACGCGACGAGGCATCGAAGGCGCTGCGCGGCCCGCCGGGATCGAAGGTGAACTTTGAAATCGGGCGCGCCGACCAACGATTGACCATAACGGTACAGCGGAGTGCCGTGCATCTGGCCGCGGTCACGCGCGTGACGATGCTGCCCAATGCCGTGGGTTACGTCGATGTGAACGTGTTCAATCAATCCACGTCGGCCGAATTGCAGGTGGCGGTGGACTCACTGGTGCGGCTGGGGGCGCGCAGTCTGGTGATGGACCTGCGCGGCAATCCGGGCGGCTTGTTGGAGCAGGGCGTGGGCGTGGCCGAGCTGTTTCTCGATCCGCGCCAGAGTATCGTGGAGTTGCGCGCGCGTCCGGGCCAGGCGCCGCAGATCATCAGCGACACCGCGCCACAACGCTGGCCCACGCTGCCGCTGGCGGTGCTCATCGACAAGGGCAGTGCGAGTTCGTCGGAGATTGTGGCGGGCGCGTTGCAGGATCACGACCGCGCCGTCATCGTCGGCATGACGTCGTACGGCAAGGGCAGTGCACAGAACGTGTATCCGCTGGCGTCCGGCGGCGCACTGCGCCTGACCACCGCGCGCTGGTTCACGCCGGTCGGTCGCAGCATCAGCAAGCCGCGTCCGCGCGACCCGGATGACGACGACGCCGAGTCCAACGGGGTGGCGCTGCCCAGCGATACGCTGCGGCCGAGGTTCCGTACCGACGACGGCCGCACGGTGCTGGGCGGTGGCGGCATCACGCCCGATGTGCAGGTGGGCGATTCCATCACCCCAATCCCGGTGCAGATTCTGGCGCGCGCGATGGGGAAGCGACTGGCCGACTATCGCGATGCGCTGGCGAAAGAAGCGACTGCGCTCAAGCCACGAATGAAATCACCCAACGATCCGGTCACGCGCGAGATGCTCGACGCGGTGTATCAGTCGTTGGTGACGCATCAGGTGGCGCCCGATCGCAGCATCTTCGACAACGCATCGCCGTGGGTGGCGCGCTCGCTGGGCTACGAAATGACGCGTGTGGCCTTTGGACCGGACGCGGAATTCCTGCGGCGCGCGCAAGACGATCCGGCCATTCAGCGATCCATGCAGATCTTGCAGGCGGCCAGACAGCCGCGTCAGGTGTTCACCAGCGTCACCGCCGTCGCACC